attaaaatatcAATGGTTCAAACTCTATTATTGCAATATtagtttgttttgtgtgtgtacatatgcgtgtgtgcgtatattatatatatgatctaaaatatgtgtatttgtatgtgtatacactgaacttttttttctctcttgattattttattgtttacagtgtactatgtttatatattctgttgtgctgctgcaagtaagaatttcattgttctatctggaccatatgacaataaaacactcttgactttctctctcttgactcttggtaaAGGGATTCCAGTGATAATGATACTTCAATAAAGGGTCATAGAAGTGTAGcaatatctatctgtctatctatgtatatatatatatatatatacacattactaaaactctctgtctgtgtgtatgtgtgtttgtgcacaccataactttggggcttcgcacagccaaaacggtacaccgtaacgccacaatttttgcaccaccttactcaccattatcctgggcatattatgtacaagacgtacaggtatgtaggttaattggctgggtaaaatgtttaaaaaaaattgtccctagtgttaatgtacggggatcgctgggcggcacggacttggtgggccgaaaaggcctgtttccggctgtatatatatgatatgatatatgatatgatattcaaattgaagctatacttttaaagctacagacattttaaagtttaaaaattcactttctaacccatttcctgaaactcctcagcctCCCTGACGTCACAATACTCCACGTtagacttcatttgctcctcacttgccaaaacaagatggccaccgcccgcccgcgctcagtagttccctctcccctccccctctcccggccccggcagagactcgctcgtcggcagtcagcgttgaacgcacgggcactggtaagtgcctttcgcagccaacggctccacggaggggagtgggcatggCGGCCgactgggtggggagtgggggtggtggggtatagtggggctgaggggaggagggggagaggggcatggggggaacagtgggggtgggggggaatggggacagtgggggtcaggagtgagtgggggtgggggggagggatgaggtgAGGGTCAGGAgtgggggggaataggggtggggaggggggaatgagggtggaggcagggctgggggagtgggggtaggggcagaggagggatgtgggggtggggtaggggggatggagtgggtcagtagggggagcagggggggggataagggggattgagtggggggggttgagggtgctacaccaatacaggagaggctttgagtccagggctcactcaatgacgacaccctctccccttccctgttccccctctacgaggaataggcccaacggtccacttggtctagtcacctTTAAAACTAAGCGAAAAGGAACAAAGTATCTACCAAAtacagacacaagagactgcagatgctggaatctggaggaaaataaaataatctgAAAAAGGTGTACTAAACCAATATCTTTTTaccccaaaaatgctgcctggcctgctgagttcttcctgcaatagcttttcactgtaccccagtacacgtgacaataaactaaaataaacacatTGCTTTTTGATCAACACATCACCAAAGCAACTTGCAGAATTTTATGCAAGATAAACAGAACTTTCACAGCCCTTTTAGATCCCCTCAGATTCTCAAGATTTGGGAATTTCATTTTGAAACCCATGATCTAGAATAGCTGATACCCCAGATATATTAAAAGGATTTTACCTTAAGATTGTTCCCAGTATGGAAAATATCTACCCAAGCTAATACAAAATTCTCAGTAGTGTCATTGCATCATCTTACCTCATCAATCAGAACAAATACAAGGGATTCTGTATCCATTATTAAGTCCCGAATTGTTTGAAACATCTTTGTAACAAGTTTTCCACTCTGTTTAAAAAAGATAATTTCTTTAAAAATCAGTTAATATTGCCACACCTCACTGTTGCCATTGGCTGCACATACAGTGGGTGAGACGTACAGGAAATCAGCAGATTTGTTTTCACAAACTAGAAGCATTATGTTATTTAATGGCATGCTTAATTATTTACATGTTTATGATGATTGTCTTGTCCTCTAACGACAACACTTGAGCTGCCAGTTACTAATATGTTCCTTATTGAGTTGAAAGATGCAATATTTTTAATGGTGGGAGCAAATCAGCAACAGTTCTGGTGGTGTAATTAGTCATAGTGCAACTCCTCCCTCCCAAGAGTAGATTCTGAGTTTTTCCCCCAATGATGGAATTTCAGGAATTGGAATTTCCTGGAATTACAACAATTTGCTCAAGGAGAGATTGCTGAGATCATCAAAGTCCTCTCAACCATGGAATAAAGGACCATGCTAGGCATCGCCTGGGTCCAGATGGCAAAGGCCAAAGCTTCCACAGCAGTACTCTTCTGTTCAGTGGCTTTCATCTTTGCTGCAATGGAATTTGAGATGCAAGCCAGATTGTATAATGTGGTTGGGACTGCCTTCTCCGAGACCGAACTGGCCACTATTTCCATACTGGAAAGGATAGGCTCTGGGCTCCATGTAAATCCGAGTACAAGAATGGGGATGTACTCCCACTCATGCTTCTCAAAATGAACAGCCTTTCAGGTAGGCTTGCCAATGTCCCAAATGTCTCAAGGTTCACGCTAATCACCCTCCATTCTTTCTCAAGTCCTTTAAGAAGGACTTAACCTTGTCATGGCTGCAGTTCACTTCAATAGCAAACCCTGACTATAAACTACACTCTACTGATCACAGAATGCAATGATCTAAGCTAGTGGATGGCAGCATTAAAGAGGGGTGATGGAATGTCACCTTACTAATTTTCTGACAACCCATACATATGCATCTGTTGATTCCTTTTAATAGCTTaaagtgcaggatagtgctggagcAAATGAATGTTACATGCGATTGTTGATTGATAGAGAATACTGTTGGATGACACCATATGCATGCAGCAAGTTGAGAACTTAGTTACCAGTCGATGAAGTTTTTATTTCATGTGCTCACTGTCCCTGGTCATTCATACGAGGTCATTAAACCTCATCCAGCAATAGGACCAGGTTATATGTAGAGAACATCGCCCATTAAAGAGCTGCAGGCACAATTTCAAATCGCCTAGGTACTTTTAATGGGTATATGGGGTTCCTGAAATTACTTTCTATTGTGTGTGCTATTGCAAAAAGCAATATGTTGTATTGCTTAAGCTCTGTGTGAACCTTACGCATACATGTCTGCTGTGAATACCAGGATAAACTGATAATAAGTCCTTGTACCATGCCGATTTGGAACATGATTTCTAATGTAAATGGATTACTAAAAAAATATGTGTTTTCTAATTTAAAAATGGCATATGCTATGTTAAAGATGTTATGTTCAAGTCCATTTCGAGGCTCAAGGAacagcagaggctggaatcttgattCCATTTGAATCAGCATTCTAGCATTTGCAATCTTTTGATTTCATTTGATAACCTCAGTAAACACTGGCAATTTAACCTCTACCAATCCAAAGTTGGCTGACTTGCAATGTATTTACCCATTTCTACAGATGGTTGTTTAATAATGTCATACTTTATAGACAATAATGCTGAGCTGTTGTGCGACGTAATTTAGTGTTGACTCATCCAGGCCATATTAAAGAGAAATTAGACATTCATGCCAATTTAGATTTGATAATATAACCTGCACGTTTAAGAGGTTTAATCAGTAATTATGTTAAATTATTTGCTTTTGTGATCAAAGTTAACAAACAGTAATTAACAATAACAATTCAGTTTTAACACAATTTTCTGGGATTGAAAGAGAAAGGCATTAAACAGTGCATTTTATTTCTCACAAGAAAATAATCCAAAAGGTGTGAAAAAATATGGGCATTTTACCTCAGAAAACCATTTGGAGAAGAGGCTATGGCTGTTGATTTCTATTAGCTGTCCATACCGGTACCTGAAAGAAGCCATTTAACATATTAGTTTTATTGACCTTTTAATTTCTTTCACCATCTGATGAACATGAAAAGTTTCTATATGTGTTTAATAAAATACCAGTCCTGCACTTCACTTCCAGCAGGATTTTGTTAAATACAAATGAATAAATGTAGAACAAAATgaaattcatcaaaaataacctaGTTCAATCTAAAATCAAATTTGTGGATGCCTCACCGGTGAGAAAATCGAATAGTGAGTTTCTGAGCCAGTGCTTTACATAAAGATGTTTTCCCGGTTCCTGGTGGACCTATTTTAAATATAGAAAACAAGGTTGTCTCAACATTTATCTTGCTATGATTATTGTTTTATGATCTGGAATGCACCAGCCAGAGATAGTATCAGCAGATTAAATAGCAGCTTTcaaatgggatttttttttcactgtaacgcagtacacgcgacaataataaacatgaACCTAATgcaggaacatttaaaagacatttggacaggtacatggataggaaaggtttacagggttacagactgaagaagggtctcgacccaaaatgtcacccattccttctctccagagatgctggctgccctgctgagttactccagcattttatgtctatctaaggTTGACAGGGAtacgggtcaaatgcaggcaaatagaactAAAGTAGATAGGCTTctcgtcggcatggacgagttgggccaaagggcctgtttccgtgctgtaggactctgaATGTACCCAACATTCTTTTATCCACTCCAATTATTTCCCCTCCTAGCACACTTCTGATGATTTTCAGTATAGAGTGGAGGTCTCCAGATATCTACCCTTGCATATTTTTCCAATAGGAATTATTGAAATATGTCAGGAGTAGGAACCTTTTTATCCTTTCCTAACCGGAGGatagaaataattatttttttccattctGTCTTGAGCCCATTCTGTTACCCAATTCTATCCCTTGGTTCTTCAATTGATAGAATGCATCCAAAAACTGGATGTGTATCAAATTAAATTTGTAGTGTGCATTACTACTTTTAAGCACAGCCAAGACCTGTATTTTGAAAATTGCAGACTTGGGTATGCTACACTTCCCAATTGAGCTTTAAAATCTAGAAGTAATCACTATCTGTAACAACAAATACCCAGATACACTGATGACACTAATATTCGGAGAGACAAGTCATTAACAAAGGTAAGAACACAAAATATACTAGTAATAACATCAAATGAGCCGAGACTAACCATGGAGCAGCACCACTCGATTCCAAGTGATCAGATTACTATCAACATTTCTGTCAGAAAACAGCAAGGTGGTAGAGACGTAGTCAAGTAACTGCAAGAAATTATTTATTGTAGGTTAGCACTCGCAGGAATATCAAGACAAACTGTATTCCAGAAATATCAAAGCAAAGAAATTCAATTGGATTTTTAAAACATATAGATGATTGCCAAAAATAACTGTTCTGTTGCATTTAGTTGCACATCCACAGTAGCATTTTCATTGTATATTATTTATGCAGGATCTTCTTGCTCATACACATAGAAAATTCTGCTCTGCCCCACCACCCCAACAATATCTCATCCTTTCACTATCACATATAATTCTTATTTTAAAGTAGCTTCTGGACTTTCTTCCCATGGTGTCTTAAGTGTAAAACTATTGTCCTTGCATCAGTCTCTATAGAGtcatacatagagtcatacagcatggaaacaggtcctttggcccaactttcccacactgaccaacatgtcccatctactagtCTCACCtggctacatttggcccataatccctctaaacacgtcctatccatgtacctgtctaaatgtttcttaaacattgcgatagtacctgcctcaactacctcctccagcagttcattccatacacccaccaccctttgtgtgaaagagttcccgctcaggttgctattaaatctttcccccgtcaccttaaacctatgtcctttggttctcgatgctcctcctctgggcaagagactctgtgtgtctatctgatctattccactTAACTGTACATATTTGGTcatttttgagttaaaagaactAGATTCGACCGGTGACCAATACCCTGATCCACATTTGAGAGTTAATGACTGAGAATTATTTTGCAGGTGAACATTCGGCAATAACGCTCGAGAATCAAGGGTGATCTAAAATAAAAAGTATTTCAGGAAATTACTTTTCTAGGGCAACTTCAAAAAACTATGAAAAATATGAGCTACATACTCCTCAATAAACATGTACTGCAAACCTAAACCAAAGAGAAATGAAATAAACCTTATAAACCTTTTCAGCAGTTTTTTTCAAAGTGTATGTAGTGTTGCTATTTTTTAAACCACTTACCTGTGACTTAACTTCACTATCATATACCAAGCTCTCCCAGAGTCCATGAAATTCACCTATGAAGACGGGATTAAAGAGTATACTTAGTAACATCGGGTGATAACGTTAGCTCACgatttaaaaacattaaatagttAATCTACAAGAACTCCTAATTGAATGGATTTTTTTTGTCTAGATAcaacccggaaacaggcccttcggcccaccaagtccacgtcgatcagtgatcaccctgaacactagcactatcctgcacactacagccaatttacaatttttaccatagccaattaaccaacaaatgtgtacatttttggagtgtgggagtgtgtttGGAGTTTTGGAGTCTGGGTATTctccggagcaaccggagaatacccagcgagaacgtacaaatttcatacagacagcatctgtagtcaggatcaacccggatctccggcgctgtaagacagcaaacgCACCGCTGCGCCATAGTGCCGTCTCATACTCGACAAACACAATTTTAAGGACAAGTTGCCACCCGGCCAGCACGCATGCTTTGATTTTTATAACTAGCAAGATAAATTAATATTGATCAAGCATGTTATTCTTAGCAGACCTGTATAGGATAAAAAAATAACTGAGCATAATACTGTGCTATAAAAttcaaaaatagtttaaaaacaCTGCATTGTACCTTATCTAACTACAAATTAATATTACTGATCTTATTCTTTTACTTAGATTGTCCATATTCAAAGCCTCCCTGCATCCTCACCGTAGCCAAATTAAAACTAGTATAGTCATAGCCCATGCTGAACTAGCTTAGTTTCATCAAAATACTTGGATATATTCCACCTGAATccctcacccaaatcattgaAATAAATTGTTAGTTTCAGAACCTTTATTGTTTCTGTTAATCAATCACCAATTCACTCCAGGTTACTCCGAATAATAAATCTTCTTTAAACATATTGTATATACGTTGCcgttatttttatttcaggtgCCCAGCGCTAGTTCTAAACTCGAAGTGCCACTTTAACATTTACTGTAGATTGTTCAATATCTGACATTAACAAAAACTTGCCATTAGTTATAGGTCACTGCACTAACATTTAATAACAATCTCCCAAATTATGAAAGTGTTATTTGTGCCTTGTGGTACATACCAGCAGGTAATAGCCAGTTGTTTGATGCTGCCATATTCTCCTCTTCCCCATCCAGAATCTCTGAAGATGGACCTTCCTCATTCAGTCGAAAGATGTATATTGAAAGATTGGATTCTGTCAGGTCAATAGGCTGCAAGAAACATGTAAAGAGCTAATATAGTAAAATATTGGATAATTCTGAGAAAATTAACATTGTATGGCTTGCCCATTTCAGAAATAGATTATTTGATTGTGGTACAagaccataaggcataggagcattCAGCGATTGTgctaactccgccattcaatcatggcagatatatttttccctctcaaccccattcacctgccttctccctggaacCTTTGATAACCCTTACTAATCCAGAACCTATCGATCCCAGTTTTAAAAATAGCGAAAaatcttggtctccacagccatctgtggcaatgaactccgcatattcaccaccctctggctaaagaaattcctccttatctccattctaaaaagtACGTCCTTCTgcggctgtgccttctggttctagactctcccatcaccAAGACTTTAATCTGAGATGGAGCAAGCAAAGTTATGGTGGAGGTTTAATCCTGCCCCCACCTATCTCATCACATCATGATGGAACTTTATCAGCAATAAGTACAACGTAATGCTTTGCACAAAGCACTTGTGGACATCCTTTTTCCCCTTGTATTTCCTAGTATACGTATGCGCAGACCTCAGTTCCATCTGGATAAAGTACACGTGCAGAGTGTAAGAAAGGTCACTTTTAAACAaacagggggatgggaaccaatgcaaggagagagagggacataaacaatagacaataggtgcaggaggaggccattcggcccttcgagccagcaccgccattcaatgtgatcatggctgatcattctcaatcagtacctcgttcctgccttctccccataccccctgactccgctatcattaagagctctatctagctctctcttgaatgcattcagagaattggcctccactgccttctgaggcagtgaattccacagattcacaactctgactgaataagtttttcctcatctcagttctaaatggcctaccccttattcttaaaccgtggccccttgttctggactcccccaacattgggaacacgtttcctgcctctaacgtgtccaaccccttaataattttatacctttcgataagatctcctcttatccataaaaggaggacagaagcaaaatgtAGGAGGGcgataagaaaaacaaacctgaaagctttgtgccttaatgcgaggggcattcataataaggtggatgaattgaatgtgcagatagtagttaaggaatatgatatagttggaattacggagacatggctccagggtgaccaaggctgggagctaaaaatGCAGGGGTAtttgatattcaggaaggataaacagaaaggaagaggaagtggggtggcattgctggttaaagaggcgatggggatgttatgaggctgcggggtggcttggataggttgggtgagtggggagatgcaatataatgtggttaaatctgaggttatccactttggtggcaagaacaggaagacagattattatctgaatggtgtcagattaggaaaaggggatgtgcaacgagacctgggtgtgcttgtacatcagtcactgaaagcaagcatgcaggtacagcaggcagtgaagaaagctaaaggcatgttggccctcaTTGCGAAAggatgagtttaggagcaagaaggtcctactgcagttgtacagggccctggtgagaccgcacatggagtattgtggtctcctaatttgaggaaggacattattgctattgagggagtgcagcgtaggttcaccaggttaattccagggatgcagggactgacatatgatgaaagaatgggtcgactgggcttgtattcactggaatttagaaggatgagaggaaatcttatagcAACATAAAGAATTCTTAGAggttagttgcaggaaaaatgttcccaatgttgggggagttcaggccAGGAGtcgcagtttaaaaataagggataggccatttaggactgagatgaggaaaaacttattcacccagagagttgtgaatctgtggaattctctgccacagaaggcagtagaggccaattcactggatattttcaagagagagttagatttagctcttagggctaaaagaatcaagggatatgcggtaaaagccggaacggggaactgattttagatgatcagccatgatctatcagtggaatttattgccacagacagctgtggtggacaaatcattgggtatttttaaaactcagattgacagattcttgatttgtaagagtgacaaaggtttagaggcaaaggcaggagaatgaggttgagtggggaagatagatcagtcatgactgaatggcaaaggagacatggtgggcagaatggtccaattctgctccaatgacttctgAATAATAAGTGACGCATCCTATTTTGCATGAAAATGAACAAAAACAATTTTATTCTATTTTACAAACAAAATTATTACTAGTATTTAGCTTTGCCCTTACCTGTCTTTCTTTCATTGTAAGATCTGTATCCACAATGCATACAGAATTTACATTCCTTGCCAGAAATTCATCATCGAATTGCACCCACGTATAATCTCCAAATACTACTCGGTGCCTACTTAGCAACTGCAGTACACTCAAGCGCACATCTTCTTGCTTCACAGTACTATAAAACAGAAGTAAACATTGCAAAAATATTCAACTGCTTCTTGCAAGTGAATTTatatttttagtttttgtttgtTGACATAATACAATGAACTGGGCAATTGCGCTTGTACCTTAATGGACtgggatttatttttaaatctgcaacttgaCATTTGGTTATTATTTAAATTTACAGTATTTTTACTTAAAACATATACAgcacagtatagcacaagaactggcccacaatgtctgttcggAACATAACAAGACAATCTCttgtctacctgcacataatccataaacCTCCATTCC
This portion of the Rhinoraja longicauda isolate Sanriku21f chromosome 2, sRhiLon1.1, whole genome shotgun sequence genome encodes:
- the trip13 gene encoding pachytene checkpoint protein 2 homolog, with product MDAVAGELKQALPSFESMQMHVEVCVKQNSTVKQEDVRLSVLQLLSRHRVVFGDYTWVQFDDEFLARNVNSVCIVDTDLTMKERQPIDLTESNLSIYIFRLNEEGPSSEILDGEEENMAASNNWLLPAGEFHGLWESLVYDSEVKSQLLDYVSTTLLFSDRNVDSNLITWNRVVLLHGPPGTGKTSLCKALAQKLTIRFSHRYRYGQLIEINSHSLFSKWFSESGKLVTKMFQTIRDLIMDTESLVFVLIDEVESLTAARNSSKAGTEPSDAIRVVNAVLTQIDQIKRFPNVIILTTSNITEKIDLAFVDRADIKQYIGPPSPAAIFKIYLTCLEELMKRQIIYPRQQLLTLRELQMISFLENDVSRLSLVLKNIAAKSEGLSGRVLRKLPFLAHALFIQSTSVTVEKFLEALSMVVDRQFEEMKKLNCTNSKD